From one Leishmania braziliensis MHOM/BR/75/M2904 WGS CADA00000000 data, contig 35, whole genome shotgun sequence genomic stretch:
- a CDS encoding DNA polymerase delta subunit 2, putative, with amino-acid sequence MYRCRMEAQYASALRAIQRIVREDPRYGSQACVMNPRRVLELQPGVPAVCVGIVYKNMKLLPRFLDEYQSELVRIDAGDDDNDDESGVVEAVPLDRSAETAAATMHRSNEAEEDANNDGQALAAADEHYSVCDSADELMLEDSSGRALLQGLDAERFCTGIVLGVYGALLPNGSMKVLRYAFSGDLGSAFVPRPVIRATGPCYIAFVSGLSLNVPRDNGKEAQAAASRARASLELLVEFLCGNTGNAALRGKAKCVSRLVIGGDSIAPTDELKLKKKVKLDPSDHVRLNDDKAQGNTVTSAALMRQLDTLLERVVRTVEVELMPGANDMSDAFQPQQPLHPLLLPKAGKHSTLRLVSNPFCFTAQPGAATVATTELLKSEECVESEAKKHKTEVAEGVNFFVTSGQNINDVARESRFPTRLDTMCMVVVSGCACPTAPNTLFSYPFCNHDPFLFQNTPHCVVACDQPQFETRYATLDELHEETHHNFTESASSSPRLKATASAVSAKGGENKAVLPEAGVRLICVPSFARSGALVLVDVNSPTLETSVVSFLVP; translated from the coding sequence ATGTACCGATGCCGAATGGAGGCGCAATACGCGTCTGCGCTGCGTGCCATTCAGCGCATCGTGCGGGAGGATCCAAGGTACGGTTCACAGGCCTGCGTCATGAACCCCCGGCGCGTACTTGAGCTGCAGCCCGGCGTGCCCGCCGTATGTGTCGGGATCGTGTACAAGAACATGAAGCTGCTGCCACGCTTCCTTGACGAGTATCAGAGTGAGCTTGTCCGCATCGACGCTggtgacgacgacaacgatgATGAGAGTGGCGTTGTGGAGGCTGTGCCTCTTGACAGGTCTGCAGAAACTGCAGCTGCTACGATGCACCGCAGCAATGAGGCCGAAGAAGATGCAAACAACGACGGGCAGGCGCTTGCCGCAGCGGACGAACACTACAGCGTGTGTGACAGCGCTGATGAACTGATGCTAGaggacagcagcggccgtgctctgctgcaggGACTCGATGCCGAGCGCTTCTGCACCGGGATCGTGCTGGGCGTCTATGGCGCCCTGCTCCCCAATGGCAGCATGAAGGTGCTCCGCTACGCCTTCAGCGGGGACTTGGGCTCCGCGTTTGTCCCGCGCCCAGTGATCCGCGCCACAGGCCCGTGCTACATCGCCTTTGTGAGCGGGCTGAGCCTCAACGTCCCACGCGACAATGGCAAGGAGGCGCAGGCTGCGGCATCTCGCGCGCGGGCCTCGCTGGAGCTCTTGGTTGAGTTCTTGTGCGGCAACACGGGCAACGCCGCCTTGCGGGGCAAGGCGAAGTGCGTCTCGCGACTGGTGATTGGAGGCGATAGTATTGCCCCCACTGACGAGCTGAAGCTCAAGAAGAAGGTGAAGCTGGACCCATCTGACCACGTGCGGCTGAACGATGACAAGGCACAGGGTAACACGgtcacctccgccgcgcTAATGCGGCAGCTGgacacgctgctggagcgtgTTGTGCGCACCGTAGAGGTGGAGCTGATGCCAGGCGCTAACGACATGTCTGATGCGTttcagccgcagcagccgctgcatcCCTTATTACTTCCCAAAGCCGGCAAGCACTCCACGCTGCGACTCGTCTCGAACCCGTTTTGTTTCACTGCGCAGCCTGGCGCGGCGACCGTGGCCACCACCGAGTTGTTGAAGAGTGAGGAGTGCGTAGAGtcggaggcgaagaagcacaAGACCGAGGTGGCCGAGGGTGTGAACTTCTTCGTGACATCAGGGCAGAACATAAACGATGTAGCCCGCGAGTCACGCTTTCCGACGCGGCTGGACACCATGTGCATGGTGGTGGTATCTGGCTGCGCCTGCCCTACGGCTCCCAACACCCTCTTCAGTTACCCTTTCTGCAACCACGACCCTTTCTTGTTCCAGAACACACCACACTGCGTTGTGGCTTGCGATCAGCCGCAGTTCGAGACGCGCTACGCAACACTGGATGAGCTGCACGAAGAGACTCACCACAACTTCACGGAatcagcgtcgtcgtcaccgcGATTGAAGGCGACAGCGAGCGCCGTGTCTGCGAAGGGTGGCGAGAACAAGGCTGTTCTCCCAGAGGCTGGAGTGCGCCTGATCTGCGTGCCGTCCTTCGCCCGCTCTGGGGCACTGGTGCTGGTGGACGTGAACTCGCCAACGCTGGAGACGAGTGTCGTGTCCTTCTTGGTGCCATga